CACAACCTGGTTCCTCAAGCTGTTGATCTTAGTGGCCTTGATGGCCTTCAAAAGCGGCACGAGCGTCGGGGCGCTCAAGCCCTCAATGTCCGCGTCCTTCGGATCGACTTGGTGGCACGGCAGGCCAGCCACCACTGCGGACGCGGCCCTGACACTCTTAGGAGACTGGTACTTCACGACCTGCTGGAGGAACAGCGCTCTTATCTGTGCAAACGAATAGCCCTTGATCTTGTCGTGCAGATTCGTGGCGACGAGATTCAAGTCATCCAGGTCACGCATAGAGTCGGCTCCGAATGGCTTGTAGACCAACTCGACCCTCAAGAACAGGCTGAAGAAGACCTCGTAGGCCTGTGCAAGGCTGAGGATACAATTCATGTAGTGCTTTCCATAGCGCAACTCGTAGCACTCAAAGATGAGCATCTCATATGCAGCATTGACGGAGTCCCCCACAATGCGAAACAGTTTCTCACAGGCGCTATTCAAACATAACATATCGCGGCCAGCGATCGGCTCGAACGTCTTCAGGTCTGAAGCCCGATTAAAAACACTTTCCTTCCCGCACGTGGGGCATTGGGCTACGAAGTTCTCATAGGTGGACCGGCTGTTCTCAGCCACGGGGATGTTGCTCATGTCACCTCAGTCTGTCCAACGCTGAGCTGACCGGTCGTTCTGTCATGGACATCCACTTACTCTTCAATAGATTAGCAATGTCATCAGCACAGGATATATGGGAATAAAAAATAAAACAAAAAAAGTGGAGAATAAATAATAAGTATTTTTTCATCTTTTCTCCAACCGGATGTAATCCACTTCCATGTGCTGGCGATGTTCAATCGAAGATGGGGCACACAGGTTTAGCATCTGTTGAATAATATTGATGCCATCAAGATATACAGGCTCTGTAATCCCACCCCACGCAACAAGCAGATCATACACATTTATGGAATAATCCTGTGCCACCGGAACAAGAATGGTGGGCCACATATAACTCTCATGTCCTGAAACAGTAAAAACGAGCTTGCGAGTGCCCCCGTCTCCCAATCTGAATTCAAATGATAATCCCTGATAGTCTCCGGTGGGCCACTCAGTCATGCCGCACGACTGGGCAGGAATGGGCTCATTTATAGTCATGTCATCTATCTTGAGACTCAACCATGTATCGGAGTTCACCTGCATCGGAAACCTGTCAGTAAAGTCGTAGGGGATGGCATATCCTCCATGATAGTAGGTTCCATTGCTCACCTCATCTGCCACGCCGATGTAGGTCTCATTGGCACGGCCCCATTCCTCTCCCGCATAGCGAATATTCTCCTTAACAAGCTTCCCACTTAACATATTATTTATAGTCATCCCGTTATTCGGGTTCTGGCCTGCAAGATCAGTTTCGCTGTACACCCAGTTGTGATTTTCATAAAGTCCTGCATCCCATTCCTCCCTCCATCCAGCACCATGGATGTATCCTGCCACAGCCTCTTGCTCCATCCCAATCCGGCCGCGAAAGACAATCACATACCGGTCTTCTTCGATATTATTGTTCGGAACAGAAAAACTAAGGACTGCGCTTAAACCTTGAGGTGAGAGGAGCAGACTCGATGAACCCAAGAGATACCGGTTTCCATCCGTAGCATCATAGTAGAGGTAAAAAGTCCCTTCCATCTCCTCGTCAGACAGGTTGTAAATCCTGATCCCTTTCGTTCCATCCCCCCGGTCCCCCTCGTCTATCACAAAATCGAGTTTGCCCCGGAAGAAATAGTCGATCAGGGCCGCAGAGTAACCCACGGCACGGGGGAGGAGTTCCGTTGCATAGGTACTATGAACATTCTCATCCAGCCACAACTTTAAAGTCGGAATATTTCCCTCTGTTATCAGATATTCTTCATTTAAGAAACTGGGGGTTGCAAAATGGTCTGCTAACCTTGCAGCAGAAGGCGGAGGACAATCTCCCTTGCTATTCCTGCTTATGTATTTCCTTACATCTGTGGAACCTGGAGCATAGTCCAGACATATCCTGGCATTTGTACTGTTGACTTGTGGATAAGGAAAGGTATGTTCTGGAGTTGGACTATTGCCTGGAATGGTCGAATCACTGAAATAATTGACATTGGTAAATTCCGTAATGCCCACAGTTAGATCATTAAACTGTGGTGGATTCGTCTCGACGTACTGATTCGTATCCCAGAAGTCGGTAAGTCTTGCATTGACAAAAATGGGTTTAATCGGCTCTGCACTCGCAACAAGGCCAGGGTGGTTCTTGACATAGTGTTCGAATTGGCTTCCGAACCACCTCCATGGAGGAGACAATTCAACACCAGTATAGGTAAGGTGTGATGTGAAATCATTCCTCACATGGGCAGGCTGTGCCCCGTCCTCTATCAGATGCAACACCTGTCCCAGGGACTGGAAGGTCTTGGTAAAATAGCTCTCCCGCTCTTCGACAGTGGGACTGTTCAAGGCTAATTCGTAGTAGTCTCGGGCCTTGTCCCATCCCCATTGCTGCTTGTCTATTATGACCTTGGGGCCATCCGGGGAAGGACTCAGGTACCCTGTTCCCCAAGTGACAAGGGAACTTCTCTCAGAGTAGGGCCAACCCCATAGATTACACCATACCCTGATCATAGACCCCAAAGTCGTTGTGTCATCGCTCATGAAGGACTGATCCCAGGAAAGCAAAGGATTATGGAAATGGTTGGAAGCACGGCAGAGGGGTGAGTCTTCATCAATGGATCCCTTCCGTAACCAGTATAAAATAGTCTTTTCACTGCTTAAAGGAAATTTTGTCTTTAATCCAACTTTTAAATCCAAGTTTTGAATAAGATAATTTTCCAATTTTGAATTGTTAACTGCTTTTTCTGTAATGTCTGGATGTGTAATTTCATCATCAAAGGCAAATGCATTATTACAAAGGAATATTGTTATAAAAATACCAATGCAAATATTTTTCTTAAGCATTTGTAAATCCCCTTTTATTATTTCAGTTTTTGCCTTTCTTCAAAGGCTTTATTTTCTTCTGACTCTATAGCCTTTACAATTAACTTTTTCTCTCCAAGACCTAAATGTATAGCACTATGAATGAATGATACATGCTCAGAATATTTATATTCTGGTTTGAAACGATCCATCTTGATTATATAATTCTTCTCCCATTTAAAATCTTTTCTTTTTTCATACTTAGGGAAAATAAACTTATTATTCCATGCCACATATCCTTTTTTATAAACAGTTAGATCAGGAGGATTTACAAGTGGATTGAATGTGCCGGAAATCATAACCTTACCTTCCTTATCCGTAACCGCTTCAATAACCTTATATGATTCTGTATACGTCAATCCAAATCCCTTTGTCTTTGTCCACTCCACCAGTACTACAGCCCCTTCTACGGGTTCCCCTGTCTCAGCATCAAGCACCTTTCCAGTGATAGTGGCATAACAGCCGGAAGTTATGACGAATACGGCTATTAACAGGAATATGTATTTAATCTTCATATTGCTCATCTCTCCAGCTGTGTTTGAACTATGTTCGATAATTGGAGAAATATATTAGAATCATTATTTTCTATATTGTTGCGAATATTCGTATGCTTTTCTATAATATTTATTAACCTTCTCAGAATCCTATGATCTTCCATATCCCCTTCTCATCCTGCACAAAGGTAACTGGATATGAATATGGAATTCCATTCTCTACTCTGATGACCCCGCATTCTGCAACAGTGCCATATAGTGTGTTGATCTTGAATTCACTTATGCTTGAGAATATCGCATTGAGATTGCTGCCGAGGTCCGTAAAGGCCTGCCTGTATCTATCCCTGCTTCCTGCCACAAAATAAGTAAGGGCGGTCTCCATATCTCCACTCATTAAAGTCCCCTTTATCCCATCCCACTTGGCCCGAAGCAATGTACCCATCTCTGTGACAGAGAGGACAGTAATAGCTGTAGTTGCCTCATAGATACTACCGAGGGTGTCAGTAGCTATGACCTTCGGGAAGTACATGCCTGGAGTGGAATAGATGTTTGTTATGATGGACAGCGTTGCCCCACTTGTGTCAATTGTCCCGTTCCCATCGATGTCCCACTGATAATTGGCTACAGGATTTGTTATGAATGCCTCTACCTCCAAGGTCACTTCAAGCGGCTGGATCCCGCTATGTGGTATGGCAGTTAAGAAGACCGAGGAGACTTCCGGCGCAAAAGTCACAGAGATTAGGGCGCTGACCTCAAGTCCCGCTCCGTCTGTCGCCGTGGCCGTGATGGTGTTCAACCCATCCTGGAGATATGTCTCTGCTGCAAATTCATTCCCATAGACAATGGCTATCACGCCATTTACCGCCACACCTGCCTCAGGGAGATTGTTGATCACCCTCCCTTTAACCAGCAGGGGGGATCGATTCACCGTAGCTCCCTCTGCTGGAGAGGTGATCTGCAACTGGATCTGCCGGAGGATATCTACATCGATACTTTCCTCTGCCTGATTGCCTGCCCCGTCTACAGCACGCGCTGTCAGGGTATGCGCGCCAGCGGCAAAGGTGATTGTATCAACTTCAAAAGTGTAGGGGAAGGAAGAAGTAGTTGTATATAACTCACCGTCCACTAAAAGGCTCACACTGGAGATGCCGGATTGTATATCTGCAGCTTCTACATTCACAGGGATAACCCCGCTGACCTGAGCCCCTGATGCAGGGGATGTAATGGATACCAAAGGTTGGAGCAAGTCTAAAAAGACATTTCTTGTGGCGCTGTCAATGTTGCCTGCCCGATCCCTTGCCTCAAAGAAAAGGACATTCTGGCCGGAACTCAAGGTGGCCGTCCCGCTGAAGCCCGTACCAGCCACTGTGAGCGCCTGGGGTGGGCCACTGTTGGCTGAAACAGTAACAGTACCTATGTTCTGATCGGTAACCGTACCGGACACACCTATGTTTACCATATTGACAACCGCTCCATCTACTGGGCTTGAAACATTGATCACTGGCAGAATCGTATCCAGGATAATCCGGTGGGAAACATATGTGGAATTGTTTGCCGGGTCCCTGGCAGTAATCTGAATATTGTTTATCCCTTCCCTTAAGGAGACATTTACCTCAAAGGCCCCATTGATAACGGGAATTACGGCGCCGGTCCAGCCGAGCCGCAGTGTGGCCTCAGGATCATCCACAGTGCCACGAATCGTCACAGTGGAAGTGTTAAGGACGGCCCCATAGGAAGGGGCTGTGATCATGATAACCGGTTTTATTGTATCCCTGATAAAGTCGACTGTGGCGCTCCTCTGATGCCCATTTGCATCTGCCGCCACAGCCGTGAAGGGGTGAATCCCATCTACCGGCGGAAGACTGACAATGGCCCAGAAGAAGTCCTCCTCCCACATCCCGTAGAATACTCCCCCTGTGTCATAGACAAGCTCTCCAGGAGGAAGGGGTACTCCATTAAGACTTAATGATATTGCACTCTCATCTACAATGCCTGTTACAAATCCATACCACTTCCCATAAGCCTGATCACTGCAATCCTCACCCGGAGGATGAGGAATCAGTTCCACAAATGGCTCTGCACAAAGTGTAATATCAGGCCCTGAAGGGATAGTCTGGAGATAGACCGTTATCACATTTTGGAATTGGTTCTCACAGGGGTCAGTGGCTGTCGCCGTCACTGTATTCTCACCCTCCTGAAGGGTAAGACCCTCCACTGTGAATGTACCATCGGCTGTGACAGTGGCAGCAATCCCGTTGACTGTCACAGAGGCAGAGGGGTCATCCACTGTCCCGGTGACAGTAACAGGGCTCGTAGAGAAGGTGGTCCCATGCGTGGGACTTGCAATAACCAATAGAGGCGGGGTGTTATCAAAACCCGTCATTTCAAGGGATAAACGATCTCCCGGTGATCCGTTAATTTCAACTCCTATAGTGTTGGCAGCTTGTGGTGAGACAGTACTTGAAAGTCCGCTGACCTGCTCATTAAACTGGCTTGAGACAAAGACTGCCTGACTGTTTAAGCTGACACTTGCAGAATCAACCCTGTTAGCCCCGCTTGTATCACCGTTGGTAACGTTTAATGTGAACGGGCCGGTAAGCCGGGGGTTCAGAGGAAAGGTGACATTTTCCAAAATCGGCTTCCCTGTTGCCCTGATAAAGGTGTGAGGGCCAAAGGCCCTGCAGATATTTCCGCTCTGACGGTAAATCTCAATAGTTATAGATGAGCCGGGCACACTGCGTAATCTTACATCCAGTAGATTTTCACCTTGAAGCAGGACTATCTGGCGATTTAATCCTGAGGCCTTCTGATTTAATTCCGAAGGCCTTAAAATATCCTGGTCATTTAGCCTGATTACAGCACTTGATACACGGTGTGTTCCATCAGCAGTCCCATTTATTATGCGCAAAAAGAAAGTACCGGTGGCATCAGAAACTGTAAATGGGATGCTGTCCGTTTGCGGTATACCCTTCTCCCGTATCACTGTAAGCGGTCCGAGGACAAGCTCACCGCTTACTGCAGAATCCGGTAATTCAAGATCTGTTTGTATAGTATCCCCGGAGGGCCTCAGGATTAATTGTTCAGGAGTATATTCGGCAATCAACAGAGGTTCATTTGCAGGATCCTCCTGATAGTAAACGGTAAGAGTCCTGTAATAGGCATTTGCAGGAACCGGCTCTTCTGAAAAATCAAAACTGATTAAGGCAGGAGATGTTGGATCAAGTCCCTGGATGGATACCGGGTGAGAAACAGAAAAGAAAAAGTTTCTGCCACCCTCTGCCGGAGTGAGTTTATATCTGGCGAGCGCCCAGATCTCTCCAGCTCCAATAGATACCTGATCAGGCGCTTTAACCTTTGCCTGAATCTGTGTGATGGCACCATCCGGTGTTGGAAGGAGAATGGCATAATGGTCAGTTTCATCGAATGGATCGGATGATACCACCAGGGCATGGGCCGGAGTTATAATTGTAAAGAAAGATAATAGAAGTACCAGAATAATAATAGATTTTCTTATCATGGTTTTCTCCGTAAATTAAGATTAAAATTATGTAATGGGAAGAACTTATTTTAACCCTCCGGGTAAGGTTTATGGAAAGACTTAATATTAAGATATTAGCAAATCAGGCCAAAGTATAACTTAATAATTAATATTGTCAAGACAATTATTGGCCATGTGAAATGAAGTAATGCGCTGGGGGAGATCATATCCGGCCAAATTCACCATAGTTACGGCGTCCCATTAATCAGTCTCACTACAGCGGTCTGTTCATAGAAGTCTATAATATTCAAACCGCAGAAATCCTGCTGTATCCTGAAACAATTTTCAATGGCAAGGTTTATGGCATGACAGATTATAATTCTGCTCACACCTGCATGGGTGAATAGAATTATTTCCTCGCCCGCATGCCTCCTTATTATAACCTTTAACTCCTTAATCACTCTCCTTTGTATATCAAGAAGTGTCTCTCCGCCAGGCGGGCTTGTACATACAGGGTCTGCAATCCATTTATCCCATACATCCGGATATTTTGACTGGACCTCCTCAGGAGTCAGGCCTTCCCAGCATCCAAAGTTCATCTCCCTTAAGGACTTTACCGGCATTACCTTTAATCCGTGAGGCGCCGCAATAATTTCCGCCCCGTCACGGCAGCGTTTCAGGTCACTTGAGTAGATTGCACTTATGGATTTATCCCTGAACGACTCTGCTACAGCAATAGTCTGTGTCAGCCCTTCAGGAGATAAATCAATATCTGTGTGACCGTTATAAACACCCGTGTGTGAGTTTACAAGGTGTCCATGACGGATTAAATATATCCGCGTGTAATCTTTCATTTGAATTGTGAGATGATCAGAATGACCAGAAGTACCATCACCTCATTCACCTCATTGACTGCCCCTAAGACATCACCTGTAACACCACCCAGCCTTTTCTTAAAGTAAATAACCCCGATGAGGGTAGTCCCGCCTATGAATGAAATGACAAGACCGCCTCTCCATCCCATCATCAGTCCGGCAGCTACAGATGCGAATATGGTAGCCGTCAGCAGGTTCAACGGTGAAACAGTATCAACAAAATCTTTGCCGGTACCTCCGCTCATTCGTGCATAGACAGATAAAAAAGCCGTCAGTACCATAGA
This sequence is a window from Nitrospirota bacterium. Protein-coding genes within it:
- a CDS encoding carboxypeptidase regulatory-like domain-containing protein: MKIKYIFLLIAVFVITSGCYATITGKVLDAETGEPVEGAVVLVEWTKTKGFGLTYTESYKVIEAVTDKEGKVMISGTFNPLVNPPDLTVYKKGYVAWNNKFIFPKYEKRKDFKWEKNYIIKMDRFKPEYKYSEHVSFIHSAIHLGLGEKKLIVKAIESEENKAFEERQKLK
- the cobC gene encoding alpha-ribazole phosphatase, with translation MKDYTRIYLIRHGHLVNSHTGVYNGHTDIDLSPEGLTQTIAVAESFRDKSISAIYSSDLKRCRDGAEIIAAPHGLKVMPVKSLREMNFGCWEGLTPEEVQSKYPDVWDKWIADPVCTSPPGGETLLDIQRRVIKELKVIIRRHAGEEIILFTHAGVSRIIICHAINLAIENCFRIQQDFCGLNIIDFYEQTAVVRLINGTP